One window of Nocardia sp. NBC_00508 genomic DNA carries:
- a CDS encoding LuxR C-terminal-related transcriptional regulator, translated as MIELGHIFEPGSPHGRTYAVLVHHPRSSLADIAQYLGVSEDLAADSLDVLCELRAAVRIERHDGGPVWDAHAPESLSESEARRRQQEINQMHAAAARLSETFRSVRRSPRGNGAVVPVYERLEMLADFEELQTGARGCVKLVERGPYLSDPERERQLFQLKRARLGDGIRYQTLYQDTVYQDPERLRHALSTNASGAQARTLPEPPFKLIISDDERASLVLHADERRPDPMGLRITGSPALELLIKTFDVLWTMAAPISVNPAAEALDERDRAILTLMGLGATDDTIARRLGMSRRTVVRRTARLLERLGASTRFQAGVQATRRGWL; from the coding sequence GTGATCGAGCTGGGCCATATCTTCGAGCCTGGGTCACCGCACGGCCGCACCTATGCCGTGCTGGTGCACCATCCGCGATCGAGTCTCGCCGATATCGCGCAGTACCTGGGCGTTTCGGAAGACCTCGCCGCCGACTCGTTGGATGTGTTGTGTGAGTTACGCGCCGCGGTCCGCATCGAGAGGCACGACGGCGGCCCCGTCTGGGATGCGCACGCACCGGAATCGTTGTCGGAATCCGAGGCGCGGCGCAGGCAACAGGAGATCAACCAGATGCACGCCGCCGCGGCGCGACTGAGCGAGACGTTCCGTTCGGTGCGCCGCTCACCGCGCGGTAACGGCGCCGTGGTGCCGGTGTACGAGCGGCTGGAAATGCTGGCGGATTTCGAGGAGCTGCAGACCGGCGCGCGCGGCTGCGTCAAGCTGGTCGAACGCGGACCGTACCTCAGCGATCCGGAGCGCGAGCGGCAGCTGTTCCAGCTCAAACGAGCCAGGCTCGGCGACGGCATCCGTTACCAGACGCTGTATCAGGACACTGTCTATCAGGACCCCGAACGCCTGCGTCACGCGCTGTCCACCAATGCCAGTGGCGCGCAGGCCAGGACGCTGCCCGAGCCGCCGTTCAAGCTGATCATCAGCGACGACGAGCGGGCCAGCCTGGTGCTGCACGCCGACGAACGCAGGCCCGATCCGATGGGGCTGCGCATCACCGGATCTCCCGCGCTCGAGTTGCTGATCAAGACCTTCGACGTGCTGTGGACGATGGCCGCGCCCATCTCGGTGAACCCGGCCGCCGAGGCGCTGGACGAACGCGACCGTGCGATCCTGACCCTGATGGGGCTCGGCGCCACCGACGACACCATCGCACGCAGACTCGGGATGTCGCGGCGCACGGTGGTCCGCCGCACCGCCCGGCTGCTGGAGCGGCTCGGCGCGAGCACCAGATTCCAGGCGGGGGTGCAAGCGACCCGGCGCGGGTGGCTGTGA
- a CDS encoding M23 family metallopeptidase: MSQHRVGPSSITVQSLLGEGGATDRPTRHRAEPSAAERVKAAASAAVAAGALIGAASQVAPALAYASPLLPGAHDADEESAAAPTTVKGTGNLPVAEAKAAAEPVAEAAPAPAPVAATAIAAPVATPFGIPNLPPEIVAPLAQAEEALRGVQQQVAPPSAVRPVGGAISSGFGSRWGAMHYGLDFADALGAPIHSVSNGTVIEAGPASGFGLWVRVLQDDGTTAVYGHVNEMFVHEGQRVNAGDVIATVGNRGQSTGPHLHLEIWDQAGAKIDPLPYLSAKGVPMQWGPSAH; encoded by the coding sequence TTGTCGCAGCACCGTGTAGGCCCCAGTTCCATTACCGTGCAGAGCCTCCTCGGCGAGGGCGGCGCCACGGACCGGCCGACGCGGCACCGCGCCGAGCCGTCCGCGGCCGAGCGGGTGAAGGCCGCCGCGAGCGCCGCGGTCGCCGCGGGCGCGCTGATCGGCGCCGCCAGCCAGGTCGCCCCGGCACTCGCGTACGCCTCCCCGCTGCTGCCAGGCGCGCACGATGCCGACGAGGAGTCGGCCGCCGCGCCCACCACGGTCAAGGGCACGGGCAACCTTCCGGTTGCCGAGGCCAAGGCCGCCGCCGAGCCGGTCGCCGAGGCCGCCCCGGCGCCCGCTCCCGTCGCGGCCACCGCGATCGCGGCTCCGGTCGCCACCCCCTTCGGCATCCCCAATCTCCCGCCCGAGATCGTCGCGCCGCTGGCCCAGGCGGAGGAGGCACTCAGGGGTGTGCAGCAGCAGGTCGCGCCGCCGTCAGCGGTGCGCCCGGTGGGCGGTGCGATCAGCTCCGGCTTCGGCAGCCGCTGGGGCGCCATGCACTATGGCCTCGACTTCGCCGACGCGCTCGGGGCCCCGATCCACTCGGTGAGCAACGGCACGGTGATCGAAGCGGGTCCGGCCTCCGGGTTCGGCCTGTGGGTGCGCGTGCTGCAGGACGACGGCACCACCGCGGTCTACGGCCACGTGAACGAGATGTTCGTGCACGAGGGCCAGCGGGTGAACGCGGGCGACGTGATCGCCACCGTCGGCAACCGGGGTCAGTCCACCGGACCGCATCTGCACCTGGAGATCTGGGATCAGGCCGGTGCCAAGATCGACCCGCTGCCCTACCTCTCCGCCAAGGGCGTGCCCATGCAGTGGGGCCCGTCGGCGCACTGA
- a CDS encoding SCO5389 family protein: MSLDVPTALLERAERGEVDDADFVEVVRNSLPYAWEVVSRVAGELRSGGTAEFADNTVAPPDEVARGQLLRAMASDAIRGGLERHFGVKLAFQNCHRVAAFPLSAVGGETYTTFIGTRAQLLNQSPELRNC; this comes from the coding sequence ATGTCCCTTGATGTCCCCACCGCACTACTCGAACGCGCCGAGCGCGGCGAGGTCGACGACGCCGACTTCGTCGAGGTCGTGCGCAATTCGCTGCCGTACGCCTGGGAGGTCGTCAGCCGGGTGGCCGGTGAACTGCGGTCCGGCGGCACCGCGGAATTCGCCGACAACACGGTCGCCCCGCCAGACGAGGTGGCCCGCGGCCAGCTGCTGCGCGCCATGGCTTCCGACGCCATCCGCGGCGGACTCGAGCGGCACTTCGGGGTGAAACTCGCCTTCCAGAACTGCCATCGGGTCGCCGCGTTCCCGCTGTCCGCGGTCGGCGGCGAGACCTACACCACGTTCATCGGCACCAGGGCGCAGCTGCTCAACCAGAGCCCCGAACTGCGCAACTGCTGA
- a CDS encoding HD domain-containing protein → MSSNDLRDEVEARLAPWQQQLGADRAAYTNHVLRVLALCDLLAADQQPPPSAREEYLTAATLHDIGIWSAGTFDYLGPSCDLARAWLASIDRDDLTGLVVSMINEHHRIRPAGPPHDPVEIFRRADAIDVGRGLLRRFGVSRAAYRDLAKRYPNHGFHRTLVRLTARRLRTNPASPLPMVKW, encoded by the coding sequence ATGAGCAGCAACGATCTTCGTGATGAGGTCGAAGCCCGGCTGGCGCCGTGGCAGCAACAGCTCGGAGCGGACCGCGCCGCATACACCAATCACGTACTGCGCGTCCTGGCGCTGTGCGATCTACTGGCCGCCGATCAGCAACCTCCGCCGAGCGCCCGCGAGGAATACCTGACCGCGGCCACCCTGCACGACATCGGCATCTGGTCCGCGGGCACCTTCGACTACCTGGGCCCCTCCTGCGACCTGGCCCGAGCCTGGCTGGCGAGCATCGACCGCGACGACCTGACCGGCCTGGTGGTGTCGATGATCAACGAACACCACCGGATTCGCCCGGCGGGCCCACCGCACGACCCGGTCGAGATCTTCCGCCGCGCCGACGCCATCGATGTCGGACGCGGTCTGCTCAGGCGGTTCGGCGTCTCCCGCGCCGCTTACCGCGATCTGGCGAAACGCTATCCGAACCACGGCTTTCATCGCACATTGGTCCGCCTGACCGCGCGACGGCTGCGGACCAACCCCGCGTCACCACTGCCGATGGTGAAGTGGTGA
- a CDS encoding long-chain fatty acid--CoA ligase — protein MFSTMQDEPLSLATLLRYASTFAGDSTVSTWTGTGVRTMTYREVGVESARLANALRGLGIGVGDRVGTFMWNNNEHLVAYIAVPAMGAVLHALNIRLFPEQVVYVANHAEDQVVLVDGTLVPLFAQILPHLTTVRHVIVVNGDAATLDAPEGVQVHSYPELLAAQPDTYDFPVIDERSAAAMCYTSGTTGDPKGVVYSHRSNWLHAMQVSANNGMGLFETDTILAIVPLFHANAWGLPYAALLSGSNLLMPDRFLQPGPLLECMAAQKPSFAAAVPTIWGGVLAALAANPQDITHLRSVVVGGSAVPPSMMHTFEDKHGVRVLHAWGMTETSPLGSVAHPPATAVTEEEQWAYRVTQGRFPAGVQARLVGDAGVVANDGEALGELEVRGPWITGSYYSPEGTPVDPEKFDDGWLRTGDVGKISPDGYLTLVDRSKDVIKSGGEWISSVDLENAIIGHPAVAEAAVIGVPDEKWDERPLVAIVLAEGAEAKPEELREFLADKFAKWQLPERWTFIAEVPKTSVGKFDKKRLRGQYADGDLDVTTLG, from the coding sequence ATGTTCAGCACTATGCAGGACGAGCCGTTGTCGCTGGCCACGTTGCTGCGCTACGCATCGACGTTCGCCGGAGATTCCACCGTGTCCACCTGGACCGGCACCGGCGTGCGCACCATGACCTATCGCGAGGTCGGCGTCGAGTCGGCGCGGTTGGCGAACGCGCTGCGCGGGTTGGGGATCGGGGTCGGCGACCGGGTCGGCACGTTCATGTGGAACAACAACGAACACCTGGTCGCCTACATCGCGGTGCCCGCGATGGGCGCGGTGCTGCATGCGCTGAACATCCGGTTGTTCCCCGAACAGGTCGTCTACGTGGCCAACCATGCCGAAGACCAGGTGGTACTGGTGGACGGCACGCTGGTGCCGCTGTTCGCCCAGATCCTTCCGCACCTGACGACGGTCCGTCACGTCATCGTGGTCAACGGTGACGCGGCGACGCTGGACGCCCCCGAGGGCGTGCAGGTGCATTCCTACCCCGAACTGCTGGCCGCGCAGCCGGACACCTACGACTTCCCGGTGATCGACGAGCGCTCCGCCGCCGCGATGTGCTACACCTCCGGCACCACGGGCGACCCGAAGGGCGTGGTGTATTCGCACCGCTCCAACTGGCTGCACGCCATGCAGGTCAGCGCGAACAACGGGATGGGCCTGTTCGAAACCGACACCATCCTTGCCATCGTGCCGCTGTTCCACGCGAATGCCTGGGGCCTGCCGTACGCGGCGCTGCTGTCCGGCTCGAATCTGCTCATGCCGGACCGGTTCCTGCAGCCTGGTCCGCTGCTGGAGTGTATGGCCGCGCAGAAGCCGTCCTTCGCCGCCGCGGTGCCGACCATCTGGGGCGGGGTGCTGGCGGCGTTGGCGGCGAATCCGCAGGACATCACGCACCTGCGCTCGGTCGTGGTGGGCGGCTCGGCCGTTCCGCCGTCGATGATGCACACTTTCGAGGACAAGCACGGGGTGCGGGTGCTGCACGCGTGGGGCATGACCGAGACCTCGCCGCTGGGCAGCGTCGCCCATCCACCCGCTACCGCGGTCACCGAGGAAGAGCAGTGGGCCTACCGGGTGACTCAGGGCCGGTTCCCGGCCGGCGTGCAGGCCCGCCTGGTCGGCGACGCGGGCGTGGTCGCGAACGACGGGGAGGCGCTCGGCGAGCTGGAAGTGCGCGGTCCGTGGATCACCGGCTCCTACTACTCGCCCGAGGGCACGCCGGTGGACCCGGAGAAGTTCGACGACGGCTGGTTGCGCACCGGTGATGTCGGCAAGATCAGCCCGGACGGCTATCTCACCCTGGTCGATCGCTCCAAGGACGTGATCAAGTCCGGTGGTGAATGGATTTCGTCGGTGGATCTGGAGAACGCCATCATCGGCCACCCGGCGGTGGCCGAGGCCGCGGTGATCGGCGTGCCGGACGAGAAGTGGGACGAGCGCCCGCTGGTGGCGATCGTGCTGGCCGAGGGCGCCGAGGCCAAGCCCGAAGAGCTGCGCGAGTTCCTGGCCGACAAGTTCGCGAAATGGCAGTTGCCCGAACGCTGGACTTTCATCGCGGAGGTCCCCAAGACCAGCGTGGGCAAGTTCGACAAGAAGCGGTTGCGCGGCCAGTACGCCGACGGCGACCTGGACGTCACCACCCTCGGCTGA
- a CDS encoding serine hydrolase, translated as MLARVPTLPRLPDLVRRSHIPEDLDSVASIGAEVAPTDLGLAPDYAERIWRRMRLVYRSGVHPAIQVCVRRHGQVVFDRALGHAHGNGLAHNYPTGMPPLPPLSSAMDRLLGISFAEAVETGNDPAYLSVIAPAANLVSTAVEFTRFYEIFRRGGELDGVRLMRPGTIAAALVPQSRIEPDLMLGMNFGFGYGPMLGGRVFSLFGPDTRRAFGHLGFTNNVAWADPERALTCAVLTSGKPILYPEVARWIGLLYGITSETPKVAETDLAF; from the coding sequence ATGCTTGCGCGCGTACCGACCCTGCCGAGACTTCCTGACCTGGTCCGACGCAGTCACATCCCGGAAGATCTCGATTCCGTCGCATCCATCGGCGCCGAGGTGGCGCCGACCGACCTCGGCTTGGCGCCCGACTACGCCGAGCGCATCTGGCGGCGGATGCGGCTGGTGTACCGCAGCGGCGTGCATCCCGCCATCCAGGTGTGCGTGCGCAGGCACGGGCAGGTCGTCTTCGATCGAGCGCTGGGCCACGCGCACGGCAACGGTCTCGCGCACAACTATCCGACCGGGATGCCGCCATTGCCACCGCTGTCCAGCGCCATGGACCGGCTGCTCGGGATCAGCTTCGCCGAGGCCGTGGAGACCGGCAACGATCCGGCCTATCTGAGTGTCATCGCGCCCGCTGCGAATCTGGTCAGCACCGCCGTGGAGTTCACCCGTTTCTACGAGATCTTCCGCCGCGGCGGCGAACTCGACGGCGTGCGCCTGATGCGGCCCGGCACCATCGCCGCGGCGCTGGTGCCACAGTCCCGTATAGAGCCCGACCTCATGCTGGGCATGAACTTCGGCTTCGGGTACGGGCCGATGCTCGGCGGCCGGGTGTTCAGCCTGTTCGGCCCCGATACCAGGCGCGCCTTCGGCCATCTCGGCTTCACGAACAACGTGGCCTGGGCCGACCCCGAGCGCGCACTGACCTGTGCCGTGCTCACCAGCGGTAAACCGATTCTGTATCCCGAAGTGGCCCGGTGGATCGGGTTGCTCTACGGGATCACGTCGGAGACCCCGAAGGTGGCCGAAACGGACTTGGCTTTCTGA
- a CDS encoding cation diffusion facilitator family transporter: MSWAKHAAGARVTASDGTCGRRAPDVHAREHRHGHPGHQHGGHRHQHRNDGHHHEHRTGLLGALREIFVPHSHDAAESMDDALESSAIGIRAVKLSLVVLGCTAAVQLLIVAASGSVALAADTIHNFSDALTAVPLWIAFALGRKAATRRYTYGFGRAEDLAGLFVVAMIALSALIAGYEAVRRVLDPVPIDHLGWVATAGLIGFLGNETVALYRIRVGRRIGSAALVADGLHARTDGFTSLAVLLGAGGVAMGFPLADPIIGLLITIAILAVLRSAARDVLRRLMDAVEPGLVMAAERALVAEPGVQGVRSLRMRWIGHRLHADVELDVTPTITLADAHRVAHDAEHTLTQVVPKLNSAVVHAYPAHAEVAVPS, encoded by the coding sequence ATGAGCTGGGCGAAACATGCTGCCGGAGCACGAGTTACGGCGAGTGACGGGACCTGCGGTCGTCGCGCGCCGGACGTTCACGCACGCGAACACCGGCACGGACATCCCGGTCACCAGCACGGCGGCCACCGGCATCAGCACCGCAACGACGGGCACCATCATGAGCACCGGACGGGCCTGCTCGGCGCGCTGCGCGAAATCTTCGTCCCGCACAGCCATGACGCCGCCGAGAGCATGGACGACGCGCTCGAGTCCAGCGCTATCGGCATCCGCGCGGTCAAACTCAGCCTGGTCGTGCTGGGGTGCACGGCGGCGGTGCAGCTGCTGATCGTCGCCGCGTCCGGTTCGGTGGCGCTGGCAGCCGACACCATTCACAACTTCTCCGACGCGCTGACGGCCGTGCCGCTGTGGATCGCGTTCGCGCTCGGACGCAAGGCGGCTACCCGGCGTTACACCTATGGGTTCGGCAGGGCGGAGGACTTGGCGGGGCTCTTCGTCGTCGCGATGATCGCCCTGTCCGCGCTGATCGCGGGATACGAGGCGGTGCGCAGGGTGCTCGATCCGGTGCCGATCGACCATCTCGGCTGGGTCGCCACGGCAGGACTGATCGGGTTCCTCGGCAATGAGACGGTCGCGCTCTACCGGATTCGGGTCGGGCGGCGGATCGGCTCGGCGGCGCTGGTCGCCGACGGTCTGCACGCGCGCACCGACGGCTTCACGTCGCTGGCCGTGCTGCTCGGTGCGGGGGGAGTGGCCATGGGTTTCCCGCTGGCCGATCCGATCATCGGTCTGCTGATCACCATCGCGATCCTCGCGGTATTGCGCAGCGCGGCGCGCGACGTCCTGCGCCGGTTGATGGACGCGGTCGAGCCGGGGCTGGTCATGGCGGCCGAGCGGGCGCTGGTCGCCGAGCCGGGCGTGCAAGGCGTGCGCAGCCTGCGGATGCGCTGGATCGGGCATCGTCTGCACGCCGACGTGGAACTGGACGTCACGCCGACGATCACGCTCGCGGACGCACACCGGGTCGCGCACGACGCCGAGCACACGCTCACCCAAGTGGTGCCCAAGCTGAACAGCGCTGTCGTCCATGCCTATCCGGCACATGCCGAGGTCGCGGTACCGAGCTGA
- a CDS encoding ArsR/SmtB family transcription factor: MNADSQKIRPPLAEDQVGLVVEVFRMLADPTRVQVLWALVDRELSVTDLAGQVGKPASSVSQHLAKLRMARLVDTRRSGTTIFYRLENEHVRQLVVDAVYNAEHAGPGVPAHHRGAGAVRELPRPDESSAS, translated from the coding sequence ATGAATGCAGATAGCCAGAAAATACGGCCTCCGCTCGCGGAGGATCAGGTCGGGCTGGTTGTCGAGGTGTTCCGGATGCTGGCCGACCCGACGCGCGTGCAGGTGCTGTGGGCACTGGTCGATCGTGAACTGTCGGTGACCGACCTGGCCGGACAGGTCGGCAAGCCCGCGTCCTCGGTGTCGCAGCATTTGGCGAAGCTGCGGATGGCGCGTCTGGTGGACACGCGCAGGTCCGGCACGACGATCTTCTATCGCCTGGAGAACGAGCACGTCCGGCAATTGGTGGTCGACGCGGTGTACAACGCCGAGCACGCGGGACCTGGCGTTCCGGCGCACCACCGCGGCGCGGGCGCGGTGCGGGAACTGCCCCGCCCGGATGAGTCGAGTGCGTCATGA
- a CDS encoding acyl-CoA dehydrogenase family protein codes for MPVDRMLPTPEARDLLELTCDIADKVLEPRVAECEKTGIFPEGVFPALGAAGLLSLPYPEEFGGGAQPYEVYLQVLEELAARWAAIAVAVSVHGLSCHPLFTFGTDEQKQCWLAEMLSGETIGAYSLSEPHAGSDAAALRCRATPVEGGYRINGAKAWITNGGRADFYTLFARTGEGSRGISCFLVPSDTEGLSFGKPEEKMGLRAVPTTTAAYDDAFLPVERRIGAEGQGLSIAFSALDSGRLGIAAVATGLAQRALDEAVAYAKEREAFGRHIIDHQGLGFVLADMAAAVDSARATYIDAARRRDHGLPYSRQASVAKLVATDAAMKVTTDAVQVFGGYGYTQDFPVERYMREAKVMQIFEGTNQIQRLVIARQLAGN; via the coding sequence ATGCCAGTGGACCGAATGCTGCCCACCCCCGAGGCCAGGGATCTGCTCGAGCTGACCTGCGACATCGCCGACAAGGTGCTCGAACCCCGCGTGGCCGAGTGCGAGAAGACCGGCATCTTCCCCGAGGGCGTTTTCCCCGCGCTCGGGGCCGCCGGACTGCTGAGCTTGCCGTATCCGGAGGAATTCGGCGGCGGCGCTCAGCCCTACGAGGTGTATCTGCAGGTTCTCGAGGAGCTCGCCGCCCGCTGGGCCGCAATCGCCGTCGCGGTCAGCGTGCACGGTCTCTCGTGCCATCCGCTGTTCACCTTCGGCACCGACGAGCAGAAGCAATGCTGGCTGGCCGAGATGCTCTCCGGCGAAACCATCGGCGCTTACAGCCTGTCCGAACCACACGCCGGCTCCGACGCGGCCGCGCTGCGCTGCCGCGCCACCCCGGTCGAGGGCGGCTACCGGATCAACGGCGCCAAAGCCTGGATCACCAACGGCGGCCGCGCCGACTTCTACACCTTGTTCGCCCGCACCGGCGAAGGATCCCGCGGTATCTCCTGCTTCCTGGTCCCCAGCGACACCGAGGGACTCAGCTTCGGCAAGCCCGAGGAGAAGATGGGCCTGCGCGCGGTGCCGACCACCACCGCCGCTTACGACGACGCGTTCCTGCCGGTCGAACGCCGCATCGGCGCCGAGGGCCAGGGACTCTCGATCGCCTTCAGCGCACTGGACTCCGGCCGTCTCGGCATCGCCGCGGTCGCCACCGGCCTGGCGCAGCGCGCCCTCGACGAGGCCGTGGCGTACGCGAAGGAGCGCGAGGCCTTCGGTCGTCACATCATCGATCACCAGGGCCTCGGGTTCGTCCTCGCCGATATGGCCGCGGCCGTCGACTCCGCCCGCGCCACGTACATCGACGCGGCGCGGCGTCGTGACCACGGATTGCCGTACTCGCGCCAGGCCAGCGTGGCCAAGCTCGTCGCCACCGACGCCGCCATGAAGGTGACCACCGACGCCGTCCAAGTCTTCGGCGGCTACGGCTACACCCAGGACTTCCCGGTCGAGCGATACATGCGCGAGGCCAAGGTGATGCAGATCTTCGAGGGGACCAACCAGATCCAGCGCCTGGTCATCGCGCGCCAGCTCGCCGGGAACTAA
- a CDS encoding flavin-containing monooxygenase, with the protein MRSPSIIIIGAGFGGLGMALELRRAGLDTFTILERADDLGGVWRENTYPGAACDVPSPLYSWSYEPKSDWPRRFSEQRDIHDYMRGVADKYGLRRFIRFGTEVTDAEFDEHTGQWTVRTADGSQLSADVLIPAVGQLSRPALPNLPGIDTFTGPAFHSAEWNHEVDLTGKRIACIGTGASAIQFIPRIQPRAAHLTLFQRSAAWVLPKADVEYSALHHALFKHFPPSRMAERFAIWSFFEFLALALTDIPAIKTPVIALADRHRAKQVPDAELRAKLTPDYAAGCKRGLFSNDYFPALAQPNVTVETTAIEAITPTGIRTAGGVEHQVDVIIYGTGFKGTEFLAPMTISGLGGRKLADVWGDAGARAYLGLSVPQFPNLFMMYGPNTNVGSGSIIYMLESQARYIRQVVQYLTDRPGRYLAARPTTEQRWDDWLQYRLKDTPWNFCTSWYRNAAGRITNNWPGATVLYRWKTRTFDPSDYDETQTPVHSA; encoded by the coding sequence ATGAGATCGCCGTCCATCATCATTATCGGAGCCGGATTCGGCGGGCTCGGCATGGCACTGGAGCTGCGGCGAGCCGGGCTGGACACGTTCACCATCCTCGAACGCGCCGACGACCTCGGCGGCGTATGGCGCGAGAACACCTATCCCGGTGCGGCCTGTGACGTGCCCTCGCCGCTGTACTCCTGGTCCTACGAACCGAAATCCGACTGGCCACGGCGTTTCTCCGAACAGCGCGACATCCACGACTACATGCGCGGCGTCGCCGACAAGTACGGCCTGCGGCGCTTCATCCGCTTCGGCACCGAGGTGACCGACGCGGAGTTCGACGAGCACACCGGTCAGTGGACCGTGCGCACAGCCGACGGTTCGCAGCTGTCCGCCGACGTCCTCATCCCCGCGGTCGGTCAGCTGTCCCGTCCCGCACTGCCGAACCTCCCCGGCATCGACACTTTCACCGGCCCCGCGTTCCACTCCGCCGAGTGGAACCACGAGGTCGACCTCACCGGCAAGCGCATCGCCTGCATCGGCACCGGCGCGAGCGCGATCCAGTTCATCCCGCGTATCCAGCCCCGTGCCGCCCACCTCACCCTGTTCCAGCGTTCGGCGGCCTGGGTGCTGCCGAAAGCCGATGTCGAGTACAGCGCCCTGCACCATGCGCTGTTCAAGCACTTCCCGCCAAGCCGCATGGCCGAGCGCTTCGCCATATGGTCGTTCTTCGAGTTCCTCGCCTTGGCGCTGACCGACATCCCCGCGATCAAGACCCCGGTGATCGCGCTGGCCGACCGGCACCGGGCCAAGCAGGTCCCCGATGCCGAACTGCGCGCGAAACTGACGCCCGACTACGCGGCGGGCTGCAAGCGCGGCCTGTTCTCCAACGACTATTTTCCGGCTCTGGCACAGCCGAACGTCACCGTGGAGACCACCGCCATCGAGGCGATCACGCCGACCGGTATCCGCACGGCCGGCGGCGTCGAGCACCAGGTGGACGTCATCATCTACGGCACCGGATTCAAGGGCACCGAGTTCCTCGCACCGATGACCATCTCCGGACTCGGCGGCCGCAAGCTCGCCGACGTCTGGGGCGACGCCGGAGCCCGCGCCTACCTCGGACTCTCCGTCCCGCAGTTCCCCAACTTGTTCATGATGTACGGCCCGAACACCAACGTCGGCTCCGGCTCGATCATCTACATGCTCGAATCCCAGGCCCGCTACATCCGCCAGGTCGTCCAGTACCTCACCGACCGCCCCGGCCGCTACCTCGCCGCCCGCCCCACCACCGAGCAGCGCTGGGACGACTGGCTGCAATACCGCCTGAAAGACACGCCGTGGAACTTCTGCACCAGCTGGTACCGCAACGCCGCAGGCCGGATCACCAACAACTGGCCCGGCGCCACCGTCTTATACCGATGGAAGACAAGAACTTTCGACCCATCCGACTACGACGAGACGCAGACCCCTGTGCACTCAGCATAA
- a CDS encoding DUF1542 domain-containing protein, with protein MLIVVVIVVLVALLVWQAQRSKQRAAIALADALADARQVNERLGGQVYSLTGGNEAATQALADASERHLAAGAQLDQAHTPVQARLAKQTALEGLYYIRAARTAMSMDPGPAIAALDGQNIAGQVSEKRVVRYEGRQIAAAPEPSSATPNYYPGGRVAGRPVPAGWYSEPWWKPALVGGAWGLGSALLFTSLFSGMSGVGYDAHGFESGYGEGYQDGLAADHGGGYDQGGDYSGGTDGGGFNSGGFDGGGGFNGGF; from the coding sequence CTGCTGATCGTCGTGGTGATCGTGGTGCTTGTCGCTTTGCTGGTGTGGCAGGCGCAACGGAGCAAACAGCGCGCAGCCATCGCACTTGCCGACGCGCTCGCCGACGCCCGGCAGGTGAACGAGCGGCTCGGCGGCCAGGTCTACAGCCTCACCGGCGGCAACGAGGCGGCGACCCAGGCGCTGGCCGACGCATCCGAGCGGCATCTCGCCGCAGGCGCGCAACTCGATCAGGCGCACACTCCCGTACAGGCACGGTTGGCGAAACAGACCGCGCTGGAAGGGCTCTACTACATCAGGGCCGCACGCACCGCGATGAGCATGGACCCCGGTCCCGCGATCGCCGCACTCGACGGCCAGAACATCGCCGGGCAGGTCAGCGAGAAGCGCGTAGTCCGGTACGAGGGCAGACAGATCGCGGCCGCACCCGAGCCCTCGTCGGCAACGCCGAACTACTACCCCGGCGGCCGAGTCGCCGGGCGACCGGTTCCCGCCGGTTGGTACTCCGAGCCCTGGTGGAAGCCCGCGCTGGTCGGCGGCGCCTGGGGCCTCGGTTCCGCGCTGCTGTTCACGTCCCTGTTCTCCGGGATGTCCGGCGTCGGGTACGACGCCCACGGGTTCGAGAGCGGATACGGCGAGGGGTATCAGGACGGTCTGGCCGCTGACCACGGCGGCGGATACGACCAGGGTGGCGACTACTCCGGCGGCACCGACGGCGGCGGTTTCAACAGTGGAGGGTTCGACGGCGGTGGAGGCTTCAACGGCGGCTTCTGA